The sequence below is a genomic window from Chryseobacterium foetidum.
ATCAGAGAAATCTCTGCCTAAGTAAGTTTTGACCGGAATCGCAAACATATTGAAGCTGAACGCTTTTTTTTCAGGATCGTACTTCATTTTGCTGATACATTTGACCGGAAGCGGAATGGGAATGTCTTTTTTAAAGTTCATTAAGGATTTTGATCCCTGCCAATATTCGGCTTTGTTTTTGGAAAAGGTGGACTGAATTGTATTGTTTAGGCATCCCAGAATGTCGGTGGGGATTTCTCCCTTGAAACGGTCAAAGACCAGGCGTGCCGTGGTGTTTGTTTTAGAACGGTTGAATATTCCCATTTGATCTTTTTTTTCATCAGCCAGCTTGTATTGGATTTCTTCGGTGAGATAAAAGAAATCCTTGATCATCTCTTGTACATAAAGATGGGAAACAATCAAATTAGCCGCTCTGAAACAGCGGTTCTGATACCGATAGAGTTTTTCCCACATCAGGCTTTTATCATCGGATGGAACATCAATCACCAGCTGAATTTTTCGGGTCAGGGTTATCGTAGACTTTTCCATATCAAACCGGTATTTTAGAGGTGTTTTGATTTTGCAGATGCTGATAGGCGTACAGAAATTCCCGATGGACTTCCTTTTCAGGTAGTTTGAGTTCTTTTGCAATTACCGCAAATGAAGATTTCTGTTCAAACCGTCTTTTGATAATCTCGAGCTGCTGACTGCTGAGTTTTTCTGACTGCTCTTCTTTATCAACATTTTTTTCGTGTGGTTTCTCAAAAGTTGTCACCTTAAGAATATTCCTAAGCTCATCTATGGCTTTACTCACCTCCGTGCTAATGCCTGTCACACTGCTTCCCATAGCTTCTGCGATGGGTTTATACTGAAAGCCATATTCCAGGCAGAGTTCTATCAGGTGTTTTCTTTTGGGGTTTAAAACGGGTAAGACCTTTGTGATTTCATCGAATTTTTTTTGATCGGATTCTTGGCTATGTAAATAATCTTTATCTTTCAAAGGATCGTAACCTGCAAGATAATCTTGATAGTTCTCAAAACTGTCAAGAGAAGCCATTAAGCGGCTGAATTTATTCCGGGGAGCAGTAACATACGCTATACAATCCCTTTTCATCACAAACCGTAAAAAGCCTGTAACATGATCAGGTGTCTCAATGGTGTCGCGGTGCAGCCACAATTTTAGGAAGGTATCCTGAACAATAGTGTTCACTACAAAATCATCCTTAAGCACCTGCCATCCAACCCAAAAAAGAAGTCTTTTGTAACGCAGATGAATATGTTCCAGAGCGGTCGGATTACCTTTTTTCAGTAGTTCGTATAACTGAAGATTGCTCAATTTCCGAGGCAAAGAGTCTGTTCTTTTCATAAGCAGCGTATTTAGCTAAATTATTGCTGGAAGGAACTGCTTAGATAAATAAGATGAATCTCTGCCTCAAAATGCTAACTCACTACATATATTACCCAAATGAAAAAGCGTGGAACTCAACTTATTGACTAGAGGTACTGGTATACCCGTGTACGATAAGAGAGCCCACGCCGCGGTCGTGAGCTAATTTACTTATCTTCTCGTACACATAAAAATTACCAGTTTTCTAGTCGAGAATCTAAGCAATAGCTTCGATTATTATTTTTGAAGTATTGCAAAGTTACCTTTATTATAACTTATTTAGCAAATATAAAACATTTTTCTTTATGTAGGTTAATTCGACTACAAAAATTTATTGAAATCTTATCACTTTGTCTATTCAAAGTTAACCACAATGGATAAAATAGAATTTAGAATAGCATTTGGTAAAAGAATTGAGATGTTCAGAAAAAAACTGAATTTGAGTTATAGAGAGTTGGCTCAAAAATGCGATGTAGATCATAGTAATATTAGTAAAATAGAAAAAGGGGAAGTTGATCTTAGAATCTCTACTATTCAAGAATTAGCAAAAGGACTAGATGTGCATCCATTGGAACTATTTGATTTCAAATTAAAGTAAAAAAGATTACTCTTAACAATTTTAAGCTCAGAAGTGAATATAATACCGACGACAGTTGGTATTTTTTATTTGTGAAAATGATGACATTATTTGGGATAGAATATTTTAATTAGTTTGGTTGAATGATTTAAGATATTTTTAAAGTATTTGATAATACTAATATCAGGAATAGGCTAATATTTTTGATTGAACTTAGGAATAAACTAGTAACAAGAAACGATTAGTTGTAGTGCTCTTAATAAAATGGCAATTGAGATAGAGGGTAGTTTTAAAAAATATTCTTCATCTGTAGCCTCTTAAGCAGGACATTAAAATTATAGAATCAGTCTATATATATTCAGTATAAATACGGATTGCCATAACATCAAATATTCTTATTATTACATTTATGAATTGATAAAGAAGTCACAAGAATACACTGTAAATATTATATGGTATGCCAAGTAATATTGATACCACTCATTTATTAAATGAACAATTACAGTTTTTGAAAATCTTTCAGATAATTAGTAAAGCAGTACAATAATTTATAATATAATGGCACAAATAAGAATTTCGGGAGTTTGGAAAGATGGAAATGGTATAATTACTCATTATGCTTTTCATACTCACATTAAAAATACAACTTGGTCAAGAGTGGTTAAAACATCAAAAGCGGATGCAATCAAGCAAATTGAGAATACAGGAAATAGAGCCGTAACATGGGTCTGGAACTATACAACTTCCGCATTTGATGTTCAAGAAGAAGTGACAGTCGTCAATGGTTCTAGTGGAAAGTATTTAAGATCGAATCCTGATCGAAAAGTAACCGACAATTTGGCTCATCTAATTAATTATGATTGGATAGTAGCACGATAAAACAAAGTCTATCAGCTTCAAGCATATTTAGGGCTCCATTAAAGTTAATTAGGGGATTAACTGTTAGGCTATTCCCTTCTTAGTACAGATTTTACCGCAGGTTGTTGCGGTTTTATTTATTACATTTAAAATAATTTTATTATAAATTGATGATCGAAATTCTACCAAGATAATTTTCTTGGAGTCATGTCAATTTTTCATTCAAATAATTTAAATCTTAAAAAAGGATAGTCATTATTGTAAATTACAGACAACGTAAAATGAAGAAATATAAATACATTGAATATTTTCCAAAACCCTTCTTAAAAGATTTAGTAAGCAATCGGTGTTTACCTATCATAGGTGCTGGTTTTTCAAAAAATGCTGAAATTCCAAAGAACAAAAAAATGCTTGATTGGGATGAGCTAGGTAAAGCAATTGCTCAAGACATTCAAGACTATAAATATACCAATGCTATTGATGCAATTTCAGCCTACTGTCACGAGTATTCAAGAACCAATCTTGTTGAAAAACTAACAG
It includes:
- a CDS encoding RNA polymerase sigma factor gives rise to the protein MKRTDSLPRKLSNLQLYELLKKGNPTALEHIHLRYKRLLFWVGWQVLKDDFVVNTIVQDTFLKLWLHRDTIETPDHVTGFLRFVMKRDCIAYVTAPRNKFSRLMASLDSFENYQDYLAGYDPLKDKDYLHSQESDQKKFDEITKVLPVLNPKRKHLIELCLEYGFQYKPIAEAMGSSVTGISTEVSKAIDELRNILKVTTFEKPHEKNVDKEEQSEKLSSQQLEIIKRRFEQKSSFAVIAKELKLPEKEVHREFLYAYQHLQNQNTSKIPV
- a CDS encoding helix-turn-helix domain-containing protein, whose translation is MDKIEFRIAFGKRIEMFRKKLNLSYRELAQKCDVDHSNISKIEKGEVDLRISTIQELAKGLDVHPLELFDFKLK
- a CDS encoding DUF3892 domain-containing protein is translated as MAQIRISGVWKDGNGIITHYAFHTHIKNTTWSRVVKTSKADAIKQIENTGNRAVTWVWNYTTSAFDVQEEVTVVNGSSGKYLRSNPDRKVTDNLAHLINYDWIVAR